In Oreochromis niloticus isolate F11D_XX linkage group LG5, O_niloticus_UMD_NMBU, whole genome shotgun sequence, a single window of DNA contains:
- the larp4ab gene encoding la-related protein 4 yields the protein MVTTKGAGLNPNAKVWQEIPAQQSESPEEMDNAPWLNTCPPPAEMTEDYSDVPSSGGKGYYSENVDSTAEYTPVNDISPSDQGYLGFDPQCKSTIDNASEVQPMSEESLRQSLKERLEFFFSRENLSKDLYLISQMDGDQFVPIWTLACMEDIKALTTDMDLILDVLRASPMVQVDESGKKVRPNHSRCIIILREVPETTPVEEVEALFKSEHCPKLLSVEFAHNSNWYITFQSDMDALQAYRYLREEVKMFQGKPIMARIKAINTFFGKNGFCSVQDSGVYSQHAPLQAPYDSSAPVYMQSMYSPQQQYPVYPIVSPSWNPQPSSMPYFETPLAPFPNSGYMNGYSSSGNYKANSSSVNTHAAMTRNRNHLKDHPRPGDVHSSFAPRNQVDGVSGPQVLQTQQLISLASFNLKDVSGAGRGRRGPNRSTRRKREDEQATKPVPVPEAKASHPKFDLAASNFPPLPGSVVSMQEESVPEMRLSDIVRGLKVTNKSVSKDVPTNIAEGPVNKPDPVIPPKPAVVSTQTTTPPVSSDSLVVKEEDKTEAPVTKENVSSSAQAHTQSSSEHAPSTCSQALSTETPSSPPTSPTSPTSEPGLKKLSYAEVCQKLAKEPLPAQMPSPSTPTSSDSQPLQELKVNRVEEPRPNGRQTAEKRGDKRPPRQPLRSFRGGSGQARVREPGQKIREHQKGLNTGKRFSPQRAARRSGKEQNIPPSSPK from the exons ATG GTTACCACAAAGGGAGCGGGCCTGAACCCCAATGCCAAAGTGTGGCAGGAGATCCCTGCCCAACAGAGTGAGAGCCCCGAGGAGATGGACAATGCTCCATGGCTCAATACCTGCCCTCCTCCTGCTGAAATGACCGAAG ATTACTCAGATGTTCCCTCTTCAGGAGGTAAAGGATACTACAGTGAAAACGTGGACAGCACTGCTGAGTATACCCCTGTGAATGACATCAGTCCGTCTGACCAGGGGTATTTAGGCTTTGACCCACAGTGCAAATCCACCATAGATAATGCATCTGAGGTGCAGCCGATGTCCGAAGAGAGTTTGAGACAGTCATTAAAGGAACGTCTCGAGTTCTTCTTTTCTAG AGAGAACCTTTCAAAGGACCTCTACTTGATATCCCAGATGGATGGTGATCAGTTTGTTCCCATTTGGACACTTGCTTGTATGGAGGACATTAAAGCTCTTACCACTGACATGGACCTCATTCTGGATGTACTGCGAG ccTCGCCCATGGTCCAAGTTGATGAATCTGGGAAGAAGGTTCGACCAAACCACAGTCGCTGCATCATTATTCTAAGAGAAGTGCCGGAGACTACCCCAGTTGAG GAAGTAGAGGCTCTTTTTAAGAGCGAACACTGCCCGAAACTGTTAAGTGTTGAGTTTGCGCACAACAGCAACTGGTACATAACTTTTCAGTCGGACATGGATGCACTACAG GCTTACAGATACCTAAGAGAGGAAGTTAAAATGTTCCAAGGGAAACCAATCATG GCCCGCATTAAGGCCATTAATACATTCTTTGGCAAGAATGGCTTCTGTAGCGTCCAGGATTCAGGTGTGTACAGTCAACATGCTCCGCTGCAGGCCCCGTATGACTCAAGTGCTCCAGTGTACATGCAGTCGATGTACAGCCCTCAGCAGCAATACCCTGTTTATCCTATTGTGTCTCCCTCCTGGAATCCTCAGCCATCAAGCATGCCTTATTTTGAAACACCACTG GCACCTTTCCCCAACAGTGGATATATGAATGGTTACAGCAGTTCCGGGAACTACAAAGCTAACTCAAGCTCAGTCAACACACATGCTGCTATGACCAGGAACCG AAATCATTTAAAAGATCATCCCAGGCCTGGAGATGTGCACTCTTCTTTTGCTCCAAGGAACCAGGTGGATGGTGTGTCTGGTCCACAGGTCCTGCAAACACAACAGCTGATCTCTCTGGCCTCCTTCAACCTTAAAGATGTGAGCGGGGCTGGACGGGGCAG aagAGGCCCCAATCGAAGCACAAGGAGAAAAAGGGAAGATGAGCAGGCAACG AAGCCTGTCCCTGTACCGGAGGCCAAGGCATCACATCCAAAGTTTGACCTGGCAGCCTCCAATTTTCCACCTCTGCCCGGATCTGTTGTCAGTATGCAGGAGGAAAGTGTCCCTGAGATGCGCCTTTCTGATATTGTGCGTGGCCTTAAGGTGACAAACAAG TCTGTCAGCAAAGATGTTCCCACAAACATCGCAGAAGGTCCTGTAAACAAACCTGATCCTGTAATTCCACCTAAACCTGCTGTTGTGTCCACACAAACAACCACTCCACCAGTCTCAAG tGATTCTCTTGTAGTAAAGGAAGAGGATAAAACTGAAGCTCCTGtaacaaaggaaaatgtctcctcATCCGCACAAGCTCACACACAATCATCTTCAGAACATGCTCCCTCCACCTGCAGCCAGGCTCTTTCTACCGAAACACCTTCATCGCCTCCCACATCTCCAACATCTCCAACATCAGAACCG GGTCTAAAAAAGCTCAGTTATGCAGAGGTGTGCCAGAAGCTGGCCAAAGAACCGCTGCCAGCACAGATGCCTTCTCCCTCCACTCCCACCTCTTCAGACAGCCAACCCCTGCAAGAGCTCAAGGTAAACAGGGTGGAGGAGCCTCGTCCCAATGGTCGACAAACTGCAGAGAAGCGTGGAGATAAACGGCCTCCTCGGCAACCACTGCGCTCCTTCAGAGGGGGAAGTGGCCAAGCCAGAGTCCGAGAGCCAGGGCAGAAGATTCGGGAACATCAGAAGGGCCTGAACACTGGGAAACGATTTTCACCACAGCGGGCAGCCAGACGCAGTGGCAAAGAACAGAATATCCCTCCAAGTTCACCGAAGTAA